AAATGATAACTTGGTTGAACTCCAAAGAATCCAACAAATCTGATAATTTTCtgttcttttctttttcttccaatttgatGTAGTATTGTTGCAAACCGTGCAAGGTCAACTTGgcttcatcatcaacataaaTTTCCAATGGGTTTTGCATGAATTTCTTACAAACTGGACGGATATCTTGAGACAAGGTAGCTGAAAACATCATAACTTGTTTTTGGTGTGGTGTGGCACGGAAGATGTCTTGAACATCTCTTCTCATGTCAATGGCTTCTAAGACTTTATCACACTCATCAATCACAAATGACttgacattgtttaatCTGATAGCCTTGTCTTGAACCAAAGCATGTAATCTACCTGGAgtagcaacaacaatgtgTGGACAGGTATCcttgtttttcaacttttcaatatctctCTTGATTGGAGTACCTCCATAGAAAACTTCAGTCTTGACATCTGGCATATACTTGGAGAACCTAGCATATTCgttcttgatttgataaGCCAATTCTCTTGTATGACAGATGACCAAAGTAGAGATTTCACCTGGAACTGGgtccaattgttgtaaagtggacaaaacaaaaacgGCAGTCTTACCCAAACCGGATTTGGCTTGACATAAAACATCGGTACCCAAAATAGATTGAGGGATACAGACCTGTTGGActtgaatttattgttaGTTGGTTGCTTGTGGATAGATTGAAGGACGTGGTTGCTTGAGATGGACTAGAACCAAGCACATTAGGAGTACGTGGCGGCACATTAATCCCCAACAATGATTACTCCAGGTTGCTCCTCACTGCGGGGTAATAATCTGACCCCCTCTTCGTTTCAAAACCGAGTTTGCAAAGATGTTTCCTCACAGTAGCTGACACTGGTCATAGTACCACCCAAAGAACATTTAGTCACTTCATATAATAATGATTGATTACAAACCTTCTGACGGATGTTCGAAACCACAATCTCCAATAGCTCTCAACAACTCAGGCTTCAATAAAAAGTCTCTGAAACCGGTGGCGTGAATACCAACATAAGAACCCTTTTTATCAGCTTCTTTGTCATTGGTAGCTTCGCTGTCACCTCCTGTTTGGGTGGTGGTTGGCACAGCAATTTCTTCGGAGTCAGAATAGTCTAACAATTCTTCTTGACCTTCGTGAGACATGTTTATGAGATGGATTGGGTTAGTTGTTGTATCAGATGTAGTTGGTATCAAACGACTTTTTTTCGTTTGTTCAACATTCCATAGTGTGCgtgtcaatttcttttgattgttgaaatttttcacgTCGCTGAAAAAAGTCGTGTAAGAAAGGTCAGAATATGGAACCTCTCATTGTGTCAGTtgaaagtttcaattgccCTCTACCGAGTACGAATTTCTTTGAGGGGATCAACACACAGGGAATAATGTTTAGAACAAGCGCCAGAATTAAACCATTTGTGTATACAGTGAGCCGTGTCAATAGGAGGGCTTTCACCAGTACCGTACCTAGGCTATTTTTCGACAAAGCGCCCTCACCAGAACAACAAGAGCAAGCATTTAACAAAGTAAAGAAGATTTTATCAGAGAACCCAGAGTTGATGCAATTAACCGTTGAATTTAAGGAATTATTGAGCAAAAAGGGACTTTTGTCCTCGGGGAAACCATCCATTtctcaaatgatgaaacttTTGGCTGATAAGGAAGTGAGAGAACATGGTGCtaagttgaaaaatttcttgGACTCTAAAGAAACAGGGTTGACTCAAGAGGAGTTGGCTACGTTAACCGGTGCCTACATgttccaaaacaaagatcTTAAATAGGGTGAAATGTATATAGAATATAAGGCTGCATTATATAGAGCGATTACTTCTTTGCAAATGAAGCTGAAATGTTTGCTGCTTCTTCGATACCTCTTGCAATGGAGCTTCTCAATGCACCATCctccattttcaataaaccTCCGATAGTTGTTCCTCCGGGGGTACAGACCTTACTTTTTAATGCTGCTGGATGATCTCCGGTTTCAATCAACATCTTTGCAGTGCCTTCCATCACTTTTGCAGCAGAGATTCTGGCCACATCATATGTCATGCCCATTCTCACAGCACCATCAATCATAGactccatcatcaataagCAAAATGCAGGGCCAGATCCAATCAATGAGGTAGCTATGTCCATATTCTTTTCGGGGATAGTAACAGTCAACCCAATTGgctcaatcaattttttgacaagttcttgttgttcttttgttacTTCTGGTGCAAATGAGATAGCAGCGGTACCACATCCATACCTGGCTGGAGTATTTGTCATTACTTTGGCAACGTATTTGGTAAAGATGGACAATTCTTTTATAGTGACACCAGCCATCAAAGAAATAACAAGTTGGTTGCCAGTAAGTGAATCTTTAACTTGCTCGTATACCTCCTCGTACATGAATGGTTTGAGTCCCAAGATTATAACGTCTGCCTCCTTCACAGCCTTGCGGTTTTCTTCCGCGCCTGAAGATAGTTCAATCATTGGTTCATTGCCAAATTGTGGTGCCAAAGCTTCTGGTTCAGCAGTGCAAAGAatcatcttctttggaTATGGTTCAAATTTTGCCTTTAAGATTGCAGAAGTGACGGCAGAACCCATCACACCGCATCCCAACACAGTAATTGTATAATCTTTCATTCTGGATTTGATATCGTTTGTTTTAGACTTGTAGCGAAATCCTCTGATATATTCAATTGCCTTTTAATtagtgatttgaaaaagttcGACATTTGAGAGCGGTGCAAGTCataattacacaaattgaagaaatttgatATCCCGCTCTCGCCTTCGTTTGATCCTTCCTTTTTGGGAACTCTAAGTGGAAAAGAATAATCGGTCGATTCTATAATAACTCTACataaaaaacaaataaatttAATACGTAGACAAGAGCTACGCCAATAGCTTTCAGTAGCgccaatttcatcaaaggGAGTTCTCAAACTACGACATCTACTTTACTTACTGAGTGAGGGGCCTAATTTTACAACTCTTTGTAATATTTCAGAGcaaggaaaaggaaaattagggaaaaagaattgagaaaaaaaaagatatCCAGTAGACGTTGCAAAATCAGATTGATTGGAACAAGTGGTATTTTCAAACACACAATATTTTTTAACAACATTACctatattgttgaaaattcatAGTCGCTTAAAGCGCGTGATTTGATTGGTATCAATATTGTTGACTTTTGACGGACTTAAAATGACgaaatttgacaaaaacCTATTGACTCCGTGTCCAACTCTACGCCCCTCTGAGGCTGAATTTATGGATCCTGTTGGATATTTATCTAGCGGTCCTATATCGGAATTGGGTAAAAAATATGGTATTGTCAAAATTATTCCGCCAGAGAGCTGGAAACCtggttttcaaatttcacCTTCTTTCAAGTTTCACGTGAGACAACAAGTCATTAGTGATTTGGGAATCACTACTAGATCAAGGAAGTTCTTTAGAGAAAGCATTAACAGATTTTTGAACATGAGAAGAAAGCGGTTATTGAAGCTAAGTTTCACGGTTGATGGTCACAAAGTGTATTATTACGATTTATACGTACTCGTGGAGAAATTGGGAGGTTTTCAAGTGATGGACAAGTCAAAGTGGCTTGAGGTGAATAAGATCTTTGGTGTTGACCCCAAATCACGAGTGATTGAAATGGAGTACAATGCTTCCATCAAGTACTATgcaaattttttgaaatgcAACTCATCAACTGACTTTCCCGAGAGTGATTCAGATAGTGAGTCTGAAAGCTGCTTAATATGTGGAGATAACGAGAACCCACAAGAGACCTTACTTTGTGACAATTGCGACCATGCTTTCCATATGAAATGTTTAAATCCGCCTTTGAGTCAAATTCCAGCAACGAATTGGTACTGTGACAAGTGCCTCATTGGCACAGGAGACTATGGGTTTGAGGAACACCCGGAGATCAAGTACAGTATACCCGAGTTTTACAAAATGTGTCAGGAGTTTGACCACCAGTTTGCCCAGGATTACTATGATGGTAAGAAGCCTACTTTGGATGAACTAGAGGAGAAATTTTGGTCTTTTGTGGATATTGAAAAGTCGGATTTGGAAGTGTTATATGGAGCTGATATACATAATTTAAAACCGGGTGAAATAAGCGGTTTTCCTATGGTCAACACTCCAGGACTCGACATAGCAAATGCAGAAAACCGGTTTTATATTAACCATCCCTACAACCTCACGAAATTGCCGTTTGCCAAAGGGTCATTACTAAACTATATCAATACGTCAATTTCGGGTATGACTGTGCCTTGGATATATATAGGTTCCcttctttcaacattttgTTGGCATGTCGAAGATCATTATACACTATCCGCCAACTATTGCCACTTTGGAGCAACTAAAAAGTGGTATGGAATTCCCTCATCTCATGCCGAtcgatttgaaaagttgatgagAAAGTCTGCCCCCgacttgttcaaaaagcAACCTGACCTACTACATCAATTGGTTACACTAATAAACCCAGTAGAATTGGTACGAAACGGTATACCTTGTGTTTATGCTGATCAAGGTCCAAGGGAATTTGTAATCACATACCCCAAAGTTTATCATGCGGGGTTCAATAGTGGATTTAATTTTAACGAAGCAGTCAACTTTGCCATGGATGATTGGTTGGAGTTTGGAGAACGATCAGTGTTCGATTACAGACCCATTAAGAAGGAAGATGTTTTCAATTACCATGAACTTGTGGAAAACATTTTAAAAGATTTTAACCATCACCCAAAGAGTGGAAATTTAGACTTGGCAAGGAGAAGTGTAGATGTGCTTGAGAGATTTCTACATCACCAAGAAATTCTTTTGAGCAATACCAAGCTCAAAAATATGGACATGGAGCACAGACCAAAAGCCTACAAAAAGCGCCAGTTTGATTTAGAGCAAAAAGGTGAGGTTGAGGATGAGGAAGAGGACTTATGCTCCAATTGTAAAACGCATTTGGGTTATCAATATTGTGAGTTTCATGATGCGCCAGATGGTAATATCAAATCTATTCGAGATGAGATCAAGCAAGAGAATGTGGGAAATGTGCAAAATCACCAGCTCCCAACTCCTGAAATTTCACCTCAGGAGATTGTCGTTAAAGAATCTTCAAGTGCAGATGCAACCACTATATCTGAATTTTCCAGCTCCAAGCAACTAGAAGCTTTGGGTAAAGCTTCTTGTGAAATGGATGAGTTTgaccaattgattttacaAGCAAAAAAGAGATCTTGTGAGCCAGAAGAGGaatcaaattccaaaagaCGTAAGTCGAAGAGATTAATGTCCTTAGAAGAgcaacaataccaaaaaaaaaaggtaACGACGCATGCCAATGAAAAAATGAAGGGAATGAGAAGGACTAGTCataagaagaaaaaaggcACTGGGGCCAGAAGATTTTGTTTAAGATGTACGTTAgactttgatcaaattccTAGTGTAACTAAAGTAATATATCAGAGCTATCCCCAACAATTGAGACAAacagttgatgaagcaaaGGCGAATTTGTGTTCACTACAAGTTGTATAGTTTCATAGGgacattaaacaattgttttcattatcttttctttaattgTGGACTGgtgtgttgcaaaagtcCAATTGGTAGCCGAACAAAATTATGCCTCCGGttaataaattgttttgatgttgtgTACACGACCAAATTCTCTACTCTCATTGGTCAATGGCCGTAAAAGCGGATACATTgtaaataatttttcattggTAGAAGAAGATGGTAGCGTGTATACGTTTAACCACCCAataaaatttaattttcaATGCGAAAAGACAGCTTTTAGTATGCGCACAATAGTACACTAAAAAGTAGGAAGAAAAATTAATCAACGAACTTTAAAGcgttcaacaattttttttttccctTTTTATATTTTCACTCTTCAGTAAcaaatatttgaataaGCATTAAACCATCCAAATAGCCAAAGTTGTTTCTAAAACTATAACGATGGTGTTGCCAAGATTATTTAATGCTACTTCACGTACTGCTGTGCAAGCAGCCAGATCATCCACCAGATCTTTAGCTACTGCTGCCAAAGCTGCTGATGGTAAAGTCAGGTATGTTATTTTCTTTCCTAAgcatcaattcaatttgaagtCCAATTCTAGGTTTGACAGCTCGATCAATTGAGCATCACGATGCAGACGATGGGACTGAATGTCCCCGTCACTGACCATGGGTGCAACTCGGGTCTGGATCAATTTCGGGAATTGCGTGGTAAGAAGTTAGTAATTTTGATTGTCAATCCCGAATGGACGATGGCTCTCTCCACCACTACCCCACCAACAGAATCACCATTCGGGgctcaattgcaattgcCAATGTTGCAGCTCACTTTTGATTCGTTGCTACGATTGGACAACGCTGAGGGAAATTTTTTGGTCCGTGGTGCACGTCCGTGAAAAATTTCCTACATTGCGGCAAGAATGATTTGATGTTTCTTTTACAGTTCTCATTACTAACAATTAATTCTTTAGAGCTGTTATTGGTGCCGTCGTTGATGTCCAATTCGAAGAAGGAAATTTGCCAGCTATTTTGAATGCTTTGACCTTGAAGAACGGTAAACAAGACTTGGTCTTGGAAGTCGCTCAACATTTGGGTGAAAATACCGTCAGAGCAATTGCTATGGATGGTACCGAAGGTTTGGTTAGAGGTACTTCTGTCACTGACACTGGTGCCCCAATCTCTGTCCCAGTTGGTAGAGGTACCTTGGGTagaatcatcaatgttaCTGGTGatccaattgatgaaagagGTCCAATTGAATGTAAGAAGAGAAACCCAATTCACGCTGAACCACCTACATTCATTGAACAATCCACTGCCGCTGAAGTTTTGGAAACCGGTATCAaggttgttgatttgttggCCCCATACGCCAGAGGTGGTAAGATTGGTTTGTTCGGTGGTGCTGGTGTCGGTAAAACCGTCtttattcaagaattgattaacAACATTGCCAAGGCTCACGGTGGTTTCTCAGTCTTCACCGGTGTCGGTGAAAGAACCAGAGAAGGTAACGATTTGTACCGTGAAATGAAGGAAACTGGTGTCATCAACTTGGAAGGTGACTCCAAGGTCGCTTTGGT
The Candida orthopsilosis Co 90-125, chromosome 5 draft sequence genome window above contains:
- a CDS encoding Sub2 TREX complex component (involved in nuclear mRNA export), whose product is MSHEGQEELLDYSDSEEIAVPTTTQTGGDSEATNDKEADKKGSYVGIHATGFRDFLLKPELLRAIGDCGFEHPSEVQQVCIPQSILGTDVLCQAKSGLGKTAVFVLSTLQQLDPVPGEISTLVICHTRELAYQIKNEYARFSKYMPDVKTEVFYGGTPIKRDIEKLKNKDTCPHIVVATPGRLHALVQDKAIRLNNVKSFVIDECDKVLEAIDMRRDVQDIFRATPHQKQVMMFSATLSQDIRPVCKKFMQNPLEIYVDDEAKLTLHGLQQYYIKLEEKEKNRKLSDLLDSLEFNQVIIFVKSTQRANELNKLLCACNFPSIAVHSGIPQEERIERYRSFKEFNKRICVSTDVFGRGIDIERINLAINYDLPNEADQYLHRVGRAGRFGTKGLGISFVSSKEDEEVLEKIQSRFDVKITEFPEEGVDPSTYMNT
- a CDS encoding Pro3 Delta 1-pyrroline-5-carboxylate reductase — protein: MKDYTITVLGCGVMGSAVTSAILKAKFEPYPKKMILCTAEPEALAPQFGNEPMIELSSGAEENRKAVKEADVIILGLKPFMYEEVYEQVKDSLTGNQLVISLMAGVTIKELSIFTKYVAKVMTNTPARYGCGTAAISFAPEVTKEQQELVKKLIEPIGLTVTIPEKNMDIATSLIGSGPAFCLLMMESMIDGAVRMGMTYDVARISAAKVMEGTAKMLIETGDHPAALKSKVCTPGGTTIGGLLKMEDGALRSSIARGIEEAANISASFAKK
- a CDS encoding Jhd2 protein (S. cerevisiae homolog JHD2 has demethylase activity (H3-K4 specific), has role in histone demethylation and localizes to cytoplasm, nucleus) codes for the protein MTKFDKNLLTPCPTLRPSEAEFMDPVGYLSSGPISELGKKYGIVKIIPPESWKPGFQISPSFKFHVRQQVISDLGITTRSRKFFRESINRFLNMRRKRLLKLSFTVDGHKVYYYDLYVLVEKLGGFQVMDKSKWLEVNKIFGVDPKSRVIEMEYNASIKYYANFLKCNSSTDFPESDSDSESESCLICGDNENPQETLLCDNCDHAFHMKCLNPPLSQIPATNWYCDKCLIGTGDYGFEEHPEIKYSIPEFYKMCQEFDHQFAQDYYDGKKPTLDELEEKFWSFVDIEKSDLEVLYGADIHNLKPGEISGFPMVNTPGLDIANAENRFYINHPYNLTKLPFAKGSLLNYINTSISGMTVPWIYIGSLLSTFCWHVEDHYTLSANYCHFGATKKWYGIPSSHADRFEKLMRKSAPDLFKKQPDLLHQLVTLINPVELVRNGIPCVYADQGPREFVITYPKVYHAGFNSGFNFNEAVNFAMDDWLEFGERSVFDYRPIKKEDVFNYHELVENILKDFNHHPKSGNLDLARRSVDVLERFLHHQEILLSNTKLKNMDMEHRPKAYKKRQFDLEQKGEVEDEEEDLCSNCKTHLGYQYCEFHDAPDGNIKSIRDEIKQENVGNVQNHQLPTPEISPQEIVVKESSSADATTISEFSSSKQLEALGKASCEMDEFDQLILQAKKRSCEPEEESNSKRRKSKRLMSLEEQQYQKKKVTTHANEKMKGMRRTSHKKKKGTGARRFCLRCTLDFDQIPSVTKVIYQSYPQQLRQTVDEAKANLCSLQVV